The following are from one region of the Natronosporangium hydrolyticum genome:
- the thiS gene encoding sulfur carrier protein ThiS, with product MISVNGEQREAPAPLSVATIVAELVADPSARGVAVALNGEVLPRAAWESTSLGDGDRVEVLTATQGG from the coding sequence TTGATAAGCGTCAATGGTGAGCAGCGGGAGGCGCCGGCACCGCTGTCGGTGGCGACGATCGTCGCCGAGTTGGTGGCCGACCCGTCCGCCCGGGGGGTGGCGGTGGCGCTCAACGGCGAGGTGCTGCCGCGGGCCGCCTGGGAGTCCACCTCGCTCGGTGACGGCGACCGGGTCGAGGTGCTGACCGCGACCCAAGGGGGTTGA
- the thiD gene encoding bifunctional hydroxymethylpyrimidine kinase/phosphomethylpyrimidine kinase, whose product MTTPPVALTIAGSDSGGGAGIQADLKTFAAQRCFGASVITAVTAQNTKAVTDVHPIPPAAVASQLTAVLDDLSVAAVKTGMLGSAEVADEVAARARDGVLPHLVVDPVLISSTGYTLGVVAAIERLLPYAVVATPNVAEAATLLDRPVTTLAEMADAARDLAAGGARCVVVTGGDLRGGEQAVDALWLDGEVRFLRGPRVPTTHNHGSGCTFAAAIAARLAHGEQLVDAISQAKSYVARALAGATGWRIGGGIGPLDHFEWSPSVDSEGDNA is encoded by the coding sequence ATGACCACCCCGCCCGTGGCGCTGACCATCGCCGGGTCGGACTCCGGTGGCGGTGCCGGCATCCAGGCCGACTTGAAGACGTTCGCGGCCCAGCGGTGCTTCGGCGCCTCGGTGATCACCGCGGTGACCGCGCAGAACACCAAGGCGGTCACCGACGTTCATCCGATCCCACCGGCGGCGGTGGCGAGTCAGCTCACCGCGGTCCTGGATGACCTGTCGGTGGCGGCGGTCAAGACCGGCATGCTCGGCAGCGCCGAGGTCGCCGACGAGGTGGCCGCTCGGGCCCGCGACGGGGTGCTGCCCCACCTGGTGGTCGACCCGGTGCTGATCTCCTCGACCGGCTACACCCTGGGGGTGGTCGCTGCGATCGAGCGACTGCTGCCGTACGCGGTGGTGGCGACCCCGAACGTCGCCGAGGCGGCGACGTTGCTCGACCGTCCGGTGACGACACTGGCCGAGATGGCGGACGCGGCAAGGGATCTCGCGGCCGGTGGTGCCCGTTGTGTGGTCGTCACCGGCGGTGATCTGCGGGGCGGGGAGCAGGCGGTGGACGCGTTGTGGCTCGACGGCGAGGTGCGGTTCCTGCGCGGCCCCCGGGTGCCCACGACCCACAACCACGGCTCCGGCTGCACCTTCGCCGCCGCGATCGCGGCCCGGCTGGCGCACGGTGAGCAGCTGGTCGATGCGATCTCCCAAGCTAAGTCTTATGTGGCACGTGCGCTGGCCGGTGCGACCGGTTGGCGGATCGGCGGCGGGATCGGCCCGCTGGACCACTTCGAGTGGTCACCCTCGGTTGACAGTGAAGGAGACAACGCATGA
- a CDS encoding ABC transporter ATP-binding protein, whose protein sequence is MTQYSGTQHSGAIMSVTGVTRRFQRGAETVLALDNVSLELYPGELAVAAGPSGSGKTTLLSLLAGTEAADSGQVTPLPPLPTGVSPGELGWPYLAFVPQALALLDEFTVAENVSLPAALNPAAASGTPSTEELLERLEIGHLAGRYPSLTSGGEQQRTAVARALRLRPPLLLGDEPTGHQDRARVALVLSVLRLHAYHGSAVLISSHDPEVISAADRVITLADGRIVADERAGTPASQPAPASQQA, encoded by the coding sequence ATGACCCAGTACTCCGGCACCCAGCACTCCGGCGCGATCATGAGCGTCACCGGCGTCACCCGACGGTTCCAGCGCGGGGCGGAAACTGTGCTAGCGCTGGACAATGTGTCGTTGGAGCTCTACCCAGGTGAGCTGGCGGTCGCCGCCGGCCCCTCCGGCTCCGGCAAGACCACCCTGCTGTCGCTGCTCGCCGGCACCGAAGCCGCCGACTCTGGACAGGTCACACCGCTGCCGCCGCTGCCCACCGGGGTCTCCCCCGGCGAACTCGGCTGGCCGTACCTCGCCTTCGTGCCGCAGGCGCTCGCGCTGCTGGACGAGTTCACCGTCGCCGAGAACGTCAGCCTGCCGGCGGCGCTGAACCCCGCCGCGGCCAGCGGCACACCGAGCACCGAAGAGCTGCTGGAACGGCTAGAGATCGGACACTTGGCGGGCCGCTACCCGTCGCTGACCTCCGGCGGCGAACAGCAGCGCACCGCGGTCGCCCGCGCGCTGCGGCTCCGCCCCCCGCTGCTGCTCGGCGACGAACCCACCGGGCATCAGGACCGCGCCCGGGTGGCGCTGGTGCTCTCGGTGCTTCGGCTACACGCCTACCACGGCAGCGCGGTCCTGATCAGCAGCCACGACCCGGAGGTGATATCGGCCGCGGACCGGGTGATCACCCTGGCTGATGGCCGGATCGTCGCCGACGAGCGCGCCGGCACCCCGGCCAGCCAGCCCGCCCCGGCCAGCCAGCAGGCTTAG
- the thiO gene encoding glycine oxidase ThiO, translating to MTVDVAVVGGGVVGLSVAWRCAQRGMSVTVYDNGRGAWQVAAGMLAPVSEAYFGEAELTALLVASAGQWPAFAQELAAHGPTGYRSEGTLQVALTQDDLAEAQRLWEYQQTLGLPVTRLPAAELREREPSLHPRLRAGALAEGDHQVDPRRLVTTLRTAAGAAGASFVARRITDLPSVEARAVVVAAGCGSAELTGVPVRPVKGQLLRLRAPAHQPGFQHVIRGYADGRKVYLVPRADGEVVVGASEEERTDSVPTAGAALQLLRAATDLVPELSEYELVEVGVGHRPGTPDNAPLLGRWRDRVVVASGHYRHGVLLAPATADAICELLVTGEAPELIRPFSPQRFAEGG from the coding sequence GTGACCGTCGACGTGGCGGTGGTCGGTGGCGGTGTGGTCGGCCTGTCGGTGGCGTGGCGCTGCGCCCAGCGTGGCATGTCGGTGACCGTCTACGACAACGGCCGGGGTGCCTGGCAGGTGGCGGCCGGGATGCTGGCGCCGGTGAGCGAGGCGTACTTCGGGGAGGCGGAGCTGACCGCGCTGCTGGTCGCCTCCGCCGGTCAGTGGCCGGCGTTCGCACAGGAGCTGGCCGCGCACGGGCCCACCGGTTATCGCAGCGAGGGCACCCTGCAGGTGGCGCTGACTCAGGACGATCTGGCCGAGGCGCAGCGGCTGTGGGAGTACCAGCAGACGCTCGGGCTGCCGGTGACCCGGCTGCCCGCGGCCGAGCTGCGGGAGCGGGAGCCGTCGCTGCATCCGCGACTGCGCGCCGGGGCGCTCGCCGAGGGCGACCACCAGGTCGATCCGCGCCGGTTGGTGACCACCCTGCGGACGGCGGCCGGTGCCGCCGGGGCGAGCTTCGTGGCCCGCCGGATCACCGATCTGCCCAGCGTGGAGGCACGGGCGGTGGTGGTCGCCGCGGGCTGCGGTTCGGCGGAGCTCACCGGGGTCCCGGTGCGGCCGGTCAAGGGGCAGCTGCTGCGGCTGCGCGCCCCCGCGCACCAGCCGGGCTTCCAGCATGTGATCCGGGGGTACGCCGACGGCCGGAAGGTGTATCTGGTGCCCCGCGCCGACGGTGAGGTGGTGGTCGGGGCGAGCGAGGAGGAGCGGACGGATTCGGTGCCGACCGCGGGGGCGGCGTTGCAGCTGCTGCGCGCCGCCACCGATCTGGTGCCTGAGCTCAGCGAGTACGAACTGGTCGAGGTCGGGGTGGGGCACCGGCCGGGCACCCCGGACAACGCGCCGTTGCTGGGTCGGTGGCGCGACCGGGTGGTGGTCGCGAGTGGTCACTACCGGCATGGGGTGCTGCTGGCGCCGGCCACCGCCGACGCGATCTGCGAGCTGCTCGTCACCGGCGAAGCTCCCGAGCTGATCCGACCGTTCTCGCCCCAGCGTTTCGCAGAAGGAGGCTGA
- the thiC gene encoding phosphomethylpyrimidine synthase ThiC: MNARRKVYVAGSRPDIQVPFAEVDLAGDNPPVRLYDTAGPGSEPEVGLPPLRGPWIAERGDVAPSRGAGTPLAAANGKPVTQLAYARAGVVTPEMEFVAVREGMDPEVVREEIATGRAVLPANINHPEIEPMIIGKRFLVKVNANIGTSAVTSSIAEEVDKMSWATKWGADTVMDLSTGKRIHETRESIVRNSPVPIGTVPIYQALEKVDGDPTKLSWELYRDTVIEQAEQGVDYMTVHAGVLLRYVPLAVGRVTGIVSRGGSIMAAWCLAHHQESFLYTHFAELCEILAKYDVTFSLGDGLRPGSIADANDEAQLAELKTLGELTTVAWDHGVQVMIEGPGHVPMHKIKENVDLQQDWCHEAPFYTLGPLTTDVAPAYDHITSAIGAAMIGMFGTAMLCYVTPKEHLGLPDRDDVKAGVIAYKIAAHAADLAKGHPGAQAWDDALSKARFEFRWEDQFNLSLDPDTARAYHDATLPAEPAKTAHFCSMCGPKFCSMRITQDLQKYADEQGITVAEAAQAGMQEKSDEFVDAGGRVYLPVTS; this comes from the coding sequence ATGAACGCTCGCCGCAAGGTGTACGTGGCCGGGTCGCGCCCGGACATCCAGGTGCCGTTCGCCGAAGTGGATCTGGCCGGCGACAATCCGCCGGTGCGGTTGTACGACACGGCCGGGCCGGGCAGCGAGCCGGAGGTCGGGTTACCGCCGCTGCGGGGGCCGTGGATCGCCGAACGTGGTGATGTGGCGCCGTCCCGCGGGGCCGGCACCCCGCTCGCCGCGGCCAACGGCAAGCCGGTGACCCAGCTCGCGTACGCCCGGGCCGGGGTGGTGACCCCGGAGATGGAGTTCGTGGCGGTCCGGGAGGGTATGGACCCGGAGGTGGTCCGGGAGGAGATCGCCACCGGCCGGGCGGTGCTGCCGGCGAACATCAACCATCCGGAGATCGAGCCGATGATCATCGGCAAGCGGTTCCTGGTGAAGGTCAACGCCAACATCGGCACCTCGGCGGTGACCTCGTCGATCGCCGAAGAGGTCGACAAGATGAGCTGGGCCACCAAGTGGGGCGCTGACACGGTGATGGACCTCTCGACCGGCAAGCGGATCCACGAGACCCGCGAGTCGATCGTCCGCAACTCGCCGGTCCCGATCGGCACCGTGCCGATCTACCAGGCGCTGGAGAAGGTCGACGGCGACCCGACGAAGCTGTCCTGGGAGCTGTACCGGGACACCGTCATCGAGCAGGCTGAGCAGGGCGTCGACTATATGACGGTGCACGCCGGGGTGCTGCTGCGGTATGTGCCGCTGGCGGTCGGCCGGGTCACCGGGATCGTCTCCCGGGGCGGGTCGATCATGGCCGCCTGGTGCCTGGCGCACCACCAGGAGAGCTTCCTCTATACCCACTTTGCGGAGCTCTGCGAGATCCTGGCGAAGTATGACGTCACCTTCTCGCTGGGGGACGGGCTGCGGCCAGGCTCGATCGCCGACGCCAACGACGAGGCGCAGTTGGCCGAGTTGAAGACGCTCGGCGAGCTGACCACTGTGGCGTGGGACCACGGCGTCCAGGTCATGATCGAAGGGCCGGGCCACGTTCCGATGCACAAGATCAAAGAGAATGTGGATCTGCAGCAGGACTGGTGCCACGAGGCCCCGTTCTACACCCTCGGCCCGTTGACGACCGATGTCGCACCCGCGTACGACCACATCACCTCGGCGATCGGCGCCGCGATGATCGGGATGTTCGGCACCGCGATGCTCTGCTACGTCACGCCGAAGGAGCACCTGGGCCTGCCGGACCGGGACGACGTCAAGGCCGGGGTGATCGCGTACAAGATCGCCGCGCACGCCGCGGATCTCGCCAAGGGGCACCCGGGCGCGCAGGCGTGGGACGACGCGTTGAGCAAGGCGCGGTTCGAGTTCCGGTGGGAGGATCAGTTCAACCTGTCGCTGGACCCGGACACCGCGCGGGCCTACCATGACGCCACTCTCCCGGCGGAGCCGGCGAAGACCGCGCACTTCTGCTCCATGTGCGGGCCCAAGTTCTGCTCCATGCGGATCACCCAGGACCTGCAGAAGTACGCCGACGAGCAGGGCATCACGGTGGCCGAGGCGGCGCAGGCGGGCATGCAGGAGAAGTCGGACGAGTTCGTCGACGCCGGCGGCCGCGTCTACCTACCGGTCACCTCGTAA
- a CDS encoding thiazole synthase, whose product MDSWTLGGLELRSRLILGTGGAHSLTALERAIEASGTELVTVALRRVDPGGSGGLLEVVQRAGVKLLPNTAGCFTATEAVKLAQLAREAFETDWVKLEVIGDERTLLPDAVELVAAAQRLVDDGFTVLPYTNDDPVLARRLADAGCVAVMPAGSPIGSGLGISNPHHIELIREAVSVPVILDAGIGTASDAALAMELGCDAVLLASAVTRAEDPAAMAEAMRYAVTAGRMAAAAGRIPRRYGRALASTPEAGRPDL is encoded by the coding sequence ATGGACAGTTGGACTCTCGGCGGGCTGGAGCTACGGTCCCGGCTCATCCTCGGCACCGGCGGTGCCCACAGCCTGACCGCGCTGGAGCGGGCGATCGAGGCCAGCGGCACCGAATTGGTGACGGTGGCGCTGCGCCGGGTCGACCCGGGCGGCTCCGGCGGGCTGCTGGAGGTGGTGCAGCGGGCCGGGGTGAAGCTGCTGCCCAACACCGCCGGCTGTTTTACCGCCACCGAAGCGGTGAAGCTGGCCCAGCTGGCGCGGGAGGCGTTCGAGACCGATTGGGTCAAACTGGAGGTGATCGGCGACGAGCGCACCCTGCTGCCGGATGCGGTGGAGCTGGTCGCCGCCGCCCAGCGGCTGGTGGACGACGGGTTCACCGTCCTGCCGTACACCAACGACGACCCGGTGCTGGCGCGCCGGCTCGCCGACGCCGGCTGCGTGGCGGTGATGCCGGCCGGCTCCCCGATCGGCTCCGGGCTGGGGATCAGCAACCCGCACCATATCGAGCTGATCCGGGAGGCGGTGAGCGTGCCGGTCATCCTCGACGCGGGGATCGGCACCGCCTCGGACGCGGCGCTGGCGATGGAGCTCGGCTGCGACGCGGTGCTGCTGGCGAGCGCGGTGACCCGGGCGGAAGATCCGGCGGCGATGGCCGAGGCGATGCGGTACGCGGTGACCGCCGGCCGGATGGCGGCGGCGGCCGGGCGGATCCCCCGCCGGTACGGGCGGGCGCTGGCCTCGACGCCGGAAGCGGGGCGGCCGGACCTGTGA
- a CDS encoding thiamine phosphate synthase encodes MRGARVPSGVVVVTDRRQAAAPLPEVVAAAVAGGARWVLLREKDLPTPARAALAAHLREVLAPVAGQLLVAGPDPLGGDRVHLAAADPTPRTLAAAGLVGRSCHSPAELARLTTEDYITLSPVFASASKPGYGPALGTAELARLVPLAGRPVLALGGVETPDQAAACRRAGASGVAVMGAVMRAADPAATVATLRTAFAQAAFEQEVTV; translated from the coding sequence GTGAGGGGCGCCCGGGTTCCCAGCGGCGTCGTGGTGGTGACCGACCGCCGGCAGGCGGCGGCGCCACTGCCCGAAGTGGTCGCGGCGGCGGTCGCCGGTGGTGCCCGCTGGGTGCTGCTGCGGGAGAAGGACCTGCCGACCCCGGCCAGGGCGGCGCTCGCTGCCCACCTGCGTGAGGTGCTGGCGCCGGTCGCGGGTCAGCTGCTGGTCGCCGGGCCGGACCCGCTCGGCGGCGACCGGGTCCACCTCGCCGCCGCCGACCCGACTCCGCGGACGTTGGCCGCTGCCGGTCTGGTGGGCCGCTCCTGCCACAGCCCGGCGGAGCTGGCGCGGCTCACCACTGAGGACTACATCACCCTCTCCCCAGTCTTCGCCAGCGCCTCCAAACCCGGGTACGGGCCGGCGTTGGGCACGGCCGAGTTGGCCCGGCTGGTGCCGCTCGCGGGCCGGCCGGTGCTCGCGTTGGGTGGGGTCGAGACGCCCGACCAGGCGGCGGCCTGTCGGCGGGCCGGCGCGAGCGGGGTCGCGGTGATGGGCGCGGTGATGCGCGCCGCGGACCCGGCGGCGACCGTGGCGACGCTCCGCACGGCTTTTGCTCAGGCAGCCTTCGAGCAGGAGGTGACGGTATGA
- a CDS encoding ABC transporter ATP-binding protein — protein MTPPDRGRPVHPAPAVATRTGEPALRCDEVERSYGSAGSLVPALRGVSLTLPRGSITALVGPSGSGKSTLLRLLACIDRPDAGRIRLDGVEVTTLSRPGRVRLRRRQLGFLYQAPADNLLDYLTVREHLQLGAALRGLPKRDPQLTSLLDRLGLADRAEHRPRQLSGGEQQRTAIAFAAIGPPAVLVADEPTGQLDHTTADEVLAAFRVLATTGVAIVAATHDPAVADRADQVLRMRDGAVVQEET, from the coding sequence GTGACACCCCCTGACCGCGGTCGCCCGGTCCACCCAGCGCCGGCCGTCGCCACCCGCACCGGCGAACCAGCCCTGCGCTGCGACGAAGTCGAACGCTCCTACGGCTCGGCCGGTTCGCTGGTGCCGGCGCTCCGCGGGGTCTCCCTCACCCTGCCCCGAGGCAGCATCACCGCCCTGGTGGGACCCTCCGGCTCCGGCAAGTCGACGCTGCTGCGGCTACTCGCCTGCATCGACCGGCCAGATGCCGGGCGGATCCGGCTCGACGGGGTCGAGGTCACCACGCTCTCCCGCCCGGGCCGGGTCCGGCTGCGCCGCCGCCAGCTGGGCTTTCTCTACCAGGCACCCGCCGACAATCTGCTCGACTACCTCACCGTCCGCGAACATCTCCAACTCGGCGCCGCCCTCCGCGGGCTGCCGAAACGTGACCCCCAGCTGACCAGCCTGCTGGACCGGCTCGGGCTCGCCGACCGGGCCGAACATCGACCCCGCCAGCTCTCCGGCGGCGAACAGCAACGCACCGCCATCGCCTTCGCCGCCATCGGCCCGCCCGCGGTGCTGGTCGCCGACGAGCCGACCGGGCAGCTCGACCACACCACCGCCGACGAAGTCCTCGCCGCGTTCCGGGTGCTCGCCACCACCGGGGTGGCGATCGTGGCCGCCACCCATGACCCGGCCGTCGCCGACCGCGCAGACCAGGTGCTGCGGATGCGGGACGGCGCCGTCGTCCAGGAGGAGACATGA